A single region of the Xiphophorus maculatus strain JP 163 A chromosome 3, X_maculatus-5.0-male, whole genome shotgun sequence genome encodes:
- the slc39a1 gene encoding zinc transporter ZIP1: protein MTVLGETGVLRDPADLPALEIKLVALVVLLSVTLLFGFVPLCLARAGGRCGADPERRRRLLALISCFSGGVFMATCLLDLLPDFLQSIGEAFRDAGIKLQFPLPEFIVAMGFFLVLVLEQIVLAFKDQSPPQLEERRALMADSGAQAAGGGLAQRRRGSAEPAGPLHAAPGSQSALRAFVLMFSLSLHSVLEGLAVGLLQRGQEVLEVCLALLIHKSVIAFSLSAALSQGRLRRAVVSGCLLAFAVMSPLGIALGVGLTESRMSPQHRLARCTLQGLAAGTFLYITFMEILPHELAAGRGRIPKVAMMLLGFAAVTGVLFIKV, encoded by the exons ATGACGGTCCTGGGGGAGACGGGGGTGCTGCGGGACCCGGCCGACCTCCCGGCTCTGGAGATCAAACTGGTGGCGCTGGTGGTTCTGCTGTCCGTCACGCTGCTGTTCGGGTTCGTCCCGCTCTGCCTCGCCAGGGCAGGCGGCCGCTGCGGCGCAGACCCAG agcGGCGGCGCCGCCTGCTGGCCCTGATCAGCTGTTTCTCCGGAGGCGTCTTCATGGCCACCTGCCTGCTGGACCTGCTGCCCGACTTCCTGCAGAGCATCGGCGAGGCGTTCAGGGACGCTGGGATCAAA CTCCAGTTCCCTCTGCCGGAGTTCATCGTGGCCATGGGTttcttcctggttctggttctggagcagATCGTCCTGGCCTTTAAGGACCAGTCTCCGCCCCAGCTGGAGGAGCGCCGGGCCCTGATGGCGGACTCCGGCGCCCAGGCGGCCGGCGGCGGCCTGGCCCAACGCCGCAGAGGCTCCGCGGAGCCGGCGGGGCCCCTGCACGCCGCCCCGGGCTCCCAGTCGGCGCTGCGGGCCTTCGTGCTGATGTTCTCGCTGTCGCTGCACTCGGTGCTGGAGGGGCTGGCGGTGGGGCTGCTGCAGCGCGGCCAGGAGGTGCTGGAGGTCTGCCTGGCGCTGCTCATCCATAAGAGCGTCATCGCGTTCTCGCTGAGCGCCGCGCTGTCCCAGGGCCGGCTGCGGCGCGCCGTGGTGTCCGGCTGCCTGCTGGCCTTCGCCGTCATGTCACCGCTGGGCATCGCGCTGGGCGTGGGGCTCACGGAGAGCCGGATGTCGCCGCAGCACCGGCTGGCCCGCTGCACGCTGCAGGGGCTGGCGGCCGGCACCTTCCTCTACATCACCTTCATGGAGATCCTGCCGCACGAGCTGGCCGCCGGCCGCGGCCGCATCCCCAAGGTGGCCATGATGCTGCTAGGCTTCGCCGCCGTCACCGGGGTCCTCTTCATCAAggtgtaa
- the LOC106700130 gene encoding protein asteroid homolog 1 isoform X2 has translation MGVQGLASFLEHHRNIYREVRFGRSRLLVDGCNLNYLLYFSSGLDQNHGGEYAAYETLIESFIAALRSCDITPYVVLDGGSDVTDKKLETIAKRGKDRVRKAHEAAVSGKTMGILPQMAELVFRQTLARLQVPVAQCLAEADQEIAALASEWRCPVLSNDSDFLVFDLPAGFLPISHFQWREVRQSGSLSSISCWSYCTSSFCSFFGLQRQLLPTFAALAGNDYVKLRGIDWTRFDSGREACSRLEGLLCWLRGFKEPQEALEEALGLMEDLSGDKQELLQRLRLGMAEYQLGRSALSRFFLHGAPPEFAAPEQEAGLVPSWMLLPLTQARLSGNILDVLRLHRMSLGFCIETQELPSANQTSRPLRQVMYGLLLGKDKFTPVEEIDREGLTLISVPVKPTFTRTSKRLRLDSLPQVALSDRRNVLLEALGVTQEFLHLLPPQLQLPAAVSCYWLQKAQPPPDLQRALLLGMSNTLRSGTAFQNKSGIKKVDVNVSHVFSQWQVCMKDSIRLNQLLGLPLPEPDVSRLYQGPLVHQLVHRMRSDRPSQELYRSLLSVVRRVRAASQNRRKAATRRRRNPEEPSADLRRLFLRDEETESEARVAVAAQEELRLQEELLQVRTRYRTKERRNRSKNPDLARKEECRGRDLL, from the exons ATGGGCGTCCAGGGCTTGGCCTCCTTCCTGGAGCACCACCGGAACATTTACCGGGAGGTTCGGTTCGGCCGGAGCCGCCTGCTGGTCGACGGCTGCAACCTCAACTACCTGCTGTACTTCAGCTCAG gtctggatcagaaccacggTGGGGAGTACGCCGCCTACGAGACTCTGATTGAGAGTTTCATCGCAGCTCTCAGGTCCTGTGACATCACTCCCTACGTGGTTCTGGACGGAGGTTCTGATGTCACAGACAAAAAGTTGGAAACAATAGCAAAGCGGGGCAAGGACCGGGTCCGGAAAGCTCATGAAGCAGCGGTCAGCGGTAAAACGATGGGCATCCTCCCCCAAATGGCCGAGTTGGTCTTCAGACAGACGCTGGCCCGGCTGCAGGTTCCGGTGGCCCAGTGTTTAGCAGAAGCTGACCAGGAGATAGCGGCGCTGGCGTCAGAATGGCGCTGCCCGGTTCTGTCCAACGACAGCGACTTCTTGGTCTTTGACCTGCCAGCAGGGTTTCTGCCCATCAGCCACTTCCAGTGGCGGGAGGTGAGGCAGAGCGGCTCTCTGAGCTCCATCTCCTGCTGGAGCTACTGCACCTCCAGCTTCTGCAGCTTCTTCGGACTCCAGCGCCAGCTCCTGCCGACCTTCGCCGCCTTGGCAGGTAACGACTACGTGAAGCTGAGAGGGATCGACTGGACTCGGTTTGATTCCGGCAGAGAGGCCTGCAGCCGCCTGGAGGGGCTGCTCTGCTGGCTGAGGGGGTTCAAGGAGCCTCAGGAGGCGCTGGAGGAAGCGCTGGGCCTGATGGAGGACCTGAGCGGGGACAAGCAGGAGCTCCTCCAGAGACTGCGTCTGGGGATGGCGGAGTACCAGCTGGGTCGGAGCGCTCTGAGCCGCTTCTTCCTTCATGGAGCGCCGCCTGAGTTCGCAGCACCGGAGCAG GAAGCTGGCCTCGTCCCCAGCTGGATGCTGCTGCCCCTGACTCAGGCTCGGCTCTCTGGAAATATCCTGGACGTTCTGCGGCTCCACAGGATGAGCCTCGGTTTTTGCATTGAGACCCAAGAGCTGCCCAGCGCCAACCAGACGTCCAGGCCGCTGCGACAGGTGATGTACGGCCTCCTGCTGGGCAAAGACAAGTTCACTCCAGTGGAGGAAATAGACAGAGAGGGTCTCACGCTGATATCCGTCCCAGTGAAACCAACATTCACCAGAACCAGCAAGAGGCTCAGACTCGACTCCCTGCCACAG GTGGCGCTCTCTGACCGTCGGAACGTCCTACTGGAAGCTCTGGGAGTGACCCAGGAGTTTCTGCACCTCCTGCCGCCTCAGTTGCAGCTCCCAGCAGCCGTCAGCTGCTACTGGCTACAGAAAGCTCAGCCTCCTCCTGACCTGCAGAGGGCGCTGCTGCTGGGGATGAGCAACACTCTGAGGTCCGGAACAG CTTTTCAGAATAAGAGCGGTATAAAGAAAGTGGACGTCAACGTGTCTCATGTCTTCAGCCAGTGGCAGGTCTGTATGAAGGACAGCATCCGTCTGAACCAGCTGCTGGGCCTCCCTCTGCCAGAACCGGACGTCTCCAG GTTGTATCAGGGGCCGCTGGTCCACCAGCTGGTCCACAGGATGAG GAGCGACCGGCCCAGCCAGGAGCTGTACCGCTCCCTGCTCTCCGTGGTCCGGCGGGTCCGGGCGGCCTCACAGAACCGTCGGAAAGCCGCGACCCGTCGGCGGCGGAACCCAGAGGAGCCGAGCGCCGACCTGCGGCGACTGTTCCTGCGGGACGAGGAGACGGAGAGCGAAGCTCGGGTCGCCGTGGCGGCGCAGGAGGAGCTgcggctgcaggaggagctgctcCAGGTCCGAACCCGCTACAGAACCAAGGAGAGGAGGAACCGGAGCAAGAACCCGGACCTGGCCCGGAAGGAGGAGTGTCGGGGCCGGGACCTCCTCTGA
- the LOC106700130 gene encoding protein asteroid homolog 1 isoform X1, which produces MGVQGLASFLEHHRNIYREVRFGRSRLLVDGCNLNYLLYFSSGLDQNHGGEYAAYETLIESFIAALRSCDITPYVVLDGGSDVTDKKLETIAKRGKDRVRKAHEAAVSGKTMGILPQMAELVFRQTLARLQVPVAQCLAEADQEIAALASEWRCPVLSNDSDFLVFDLPAGFLPISHFQWREVRQSGSLSSISCWSYCTSSFCSFFGLQRQLLPTFAALAGNDYVKLRGIDWTRFDSGREACSRLEGLLCWLRGFKEPQEALEEALGLMEDLSGDKQELLQRLRLGMAEYQLGRSALSRFFLHGAPPEFAAPEQEAGLVPSWMLLPLTQARLSGNILDVLRLHRMSLGFCIETQELPSANQTSRPLRQVMYGLLLGKDKFTPVEEIDREGLTLISVPVKPTFTRTSKRLRLDSLPQVALSDRRNVLLEALGVTQEFLHLLPPQLQLPAAVSCYWLQKAQPPPDLQRALLLGMSNTLRSGTAFQNKSGIKKVDVNVSHVFSQWQVCMKDSIRLNQLLGLPLPEPDVSRLYQGPLVHQLVHRMRSGGKLKTLLRSDRPSQELYRSLLSVVRRVRAASQNRRKAATRRRRNPEEPSADLRRLFLRDEETESEARVAVAAQEELRLQEELLQVRTRYRTKERRNRSKNPDLARKEECRGRDLL; this is translated from the exons ATGGGCGTCCAGGGCTTGGCCTCCTTCCTGGAGCACCACCGGAACATTTACCGGGAGGTTCGGTTCGGCCGGAGCCGCCTGCTGGTCGACGGCTGCAACCTCAACTACCTGCTGTACTTCAGCTCAG gtctggatcagaaccacggTGGGGAGTACGCCGCCTACGAGACTCTGATTGAGAGTTTCATCGCAGCTCTCAGGTCCTGTGACATCACTCCCTACGTGGTTCTGGACGGAGGTTCTGATGTCACAGACAAAAAGTTGGAAACAATAGCAAAGCGGGGCAAGGACCGGGTCCGGAAAGCTCATGAAGCAGCGGTCAGCGGTAAAACGATGGGCATCCTCCCCCAAATGGCCGAGTTGGTCTTCAGACAGACGCTGGCCCGGCTGCAGGTTCCGGTGGCCCAGTGTTTAGCAGAAGCTGACCAGGAGATAGCGGCGCTGGCGTCAGAATGGCGCTGCCCGGTTCTGTCCAACGACAGCGACTTCTTGGTCTTTGACCTGCCAGCAGGGTTTCTGCCCATCAGCCACTTCCAGTGGCGGGAGGTGAGGCAGAGCGGCTCTCTGAGCTCCATCTCCTGCTGGAGCTACTGCACCTCCAGCTTCTGCAGCTTCTTCGGACTCCAGCGCCAGCTCCTGCCGACCTTCGCCGCCTTGGCAGGTAACGACTACGTGAAGCTGAGAGGGATCGACTGGACTCGGTTTGATTCCGGCAGAGAGGCCTGCAGCCGCCTGGAGGGGCTGCTCTGCTGGCTGAGGGGGTTCAAGGAGCCTCAGGAGGCGCTGGAGGAAGCGCTGGGCCTGATGGAGGACCTGAGCGGGGACAAGCAGGAGCTCCTCCAGAGACTGCGTCTGGGGATGGCGGAGTACCAGCTGGGTCGGAGCGCTCTGAGCCGCTTCTTCCTTCATGGAGCGCCGCCTGAGTTCGCAGCACCGGAGCAG GAAGCTGGCCTCGTCCCCAGCTGGATGCTGCTGCCCCTGACTCAGGCTCGGCTCTCTGGAAATATCCTGGACGTTCTGCGGCTCCACAGGATGAGCCTCGGTTTTTGCATTGAGACCCAAGAGCTGCCCAGCGCCAACCAGACGTCCAGGCCGCTGCGACAGGTGATGTACGGCCTCCTGCTGGGCAAAGACAAGTTCACTCCAGTGGAGGAAATAGACAGAGAGGGTCTCACGCTGATATCCGTCCCAGTGAAACCAACATTCACCAGAACCAGCAAGAGGCTCAGACTCGACTCCCTGCCACAG GTGGCGCTCTCTGACCGTCGGAACGTCCTACTGGAAGCTCTGGGAGTGACCCAGGAGTTTCTGCACCTCCTGCCGCCTCAGTTGCAGCTCCCAGCAGCCGTCAGCTGCTACTGGCTACAGAAAGCTCAGCCTCCTCCTGACCTGCAGAGGGCGCTGCTGCTGGGGATGAGCAACACTCTGAGGTCCGGAACAG CTTTTCAGAATAAGAGCGGTATAAAGAAAGTGGACGTCAACGTGTCTCATGTCTTCAGCCAGTGGCAGGTCTGTATGAAGGACAGCATCCGTCTGAACCAGCTGCTGGGCCTCCCTCTGCCAGAACCGGACGTCTCCAG GTTGTATCAGGGGCCGCTGGTCCACCAGCTGGTCCACAGGATGAGGAGCGGCGGGAAGCTGAAGACCCTCCTGAGGAGCGACCGGCCCAGCCAGGAGCTGTACCGCTCCCTGCTCTCCGTGGTCCGGCGGGTCCGGGCGGCCTCACAGAACCGTCGGAAAGCCGCGACCCGTCGGCGGCGGAACCCAGAGGAGCCGAGCGCCGACCTGCGGCGACTGTTCCTGCGGGACGAGGAGACGGAGAGCGAAGCTCGGGTCGCCGTGGCGGCGCAGGAGGAGCTgcggctgcaggaggagctgctcCAGGTCCGAACCCGCTACAGAACCAAGGAGAGGAGGAACCGGAGCAAGAACCCGGACCTGGCCCGGAAGGAGGAGTGTCGGGGCCGGGACCTCCTCTGA
- the aldh5a1 gene encoding succinate-semialdehyde dehydrogenase, mitochondrial, whose translation MSAVRALRSRRLLRQVSPVLQASLGRHYSLDVPAALLRTQGYLGGRWVSAASVFPVLDPATGQELTQVSDCGPAEAKQAVEAAYEAFQSWKRTTAKERSVLLRKWSDLLLLHQQHLAAIITCESGKPLPEALGEVSYSASFLQWFSEEARRVYGDIVPSPAADRRLLLLKQPVGVATIITPWNFPSAMITRKVGAALAAGCTVVVKPAEDTPLSALALAELAQQAGIPPGVVNVVPCSREKMAAVGRVLCSDPLVAKISFTGSTATGKVLLKMAADSVKRVSMELGGHAPFIVFNSADLERAVGGAMVSKFRNSGQTCVCSNRFLVQSGIYDRFLDGLGRAMDAELRLGHGSEPDTTQGPLINVRAVEKVVHQITDAVSRGARVLRGGKRLDGSFMEPTLLADVTTDMLCTQEETFGPLVPVIRFETEEEALAVANAANVGLAGYFYSQDVGQIWRVAEALEVGMVGVNEGLLSVAEAAFGGVKQSGLGREGSKYGIDEYLEVKYMCFGGLRP comes from the exons ATGTCCGCCGTCAGAGCGCTGAGGAGCCGCCGGCTCCTCCGGCAGGTGTCCCCCGTCCTTCAGGCCTCCCTCGGCAGACATTACAGCCTGGACGTCCCCGCCGCGCTGCTCCGGACTCAGGGCTACCTGGGCGGCCGCTGGGTCTCTGCAGCCTCGGTGTTCCCGGTTCTGGACCCGGCCACCGGACAGGAGCTGACCCAGGTGTCGGACTGCGGGCCCGCAGAGGCCAAGCAGGCGGTAGAGGCCGCCTACGAGGCGTTTCAGTCCTGGAAGCGCACCACAGCCAAG GAGAGGAGCGTCCTGCTGAGGAAATGGTccgacctgctgctgctgcaccagcAACACCTGGCCGCAATCATCACCTGTGAGTCT ggtAAACCTCTGCCGGAGGCCCTGGGCGAGGTGTCGTACTCGGCCTCCTTCCTGCAGTGGTTCTCAGAAGAAGCTCGCCGAGTTTACGGCGACATCGTTCCGTCTCCCGCCGCGGACCGCAGGCTGCTGCTCCTCAAGCAGCCAGTAGGAGTCGCCACCATCATCACACCG TGGAACTTCCCCAGCGCCATGATCACCAGGAAGGTTGGCGCCGCCCTGGCCGCCGGCTGCACCGTGGTGGTGAAGCCGGCCGAAGACACGCCGCTGTCCGCCCTGGCTCTGGCCGAG CTGGCGCAGCAGGCGGGCATCCCGCCGGGCGTGGTCAACGTGGTTCCCTGCTCCAGGGAGAAGATGGCCGCCGTGGGCCGGGTTCTGTGCTCCGACCCGCTGGTGGCCAAGATCTCCTTCACTGGATCCACGGCAACCGGGAAG gTGTTGCTGAAAATGGCCGCCGACTCGGTCAAGCGGGTTTCCATGGAGCTGGGAGGCCACGCCCCCTTCATCGTGTTCAACAGCGCCGACCTGGAGCGCGCGGTGGGCGGAGCCATGGTCTCCAAGTTCAGGAACTCCGGACAG ACCTGCGTGTGCTCCAACCGCTTCCTGGTCCAGAGCGGGATCTACGATCGCTTCCTGGACGGGCTGGGCCGCGCCATGGACGCCGAGCTGCGTCTGGGCCACGGGTCGGAACCGGACACCACGCAGGGACCGCTCATCAACGTCAGAGCAGTGGAGAAG GTGGTCCATCAGATAACGGACGCCGTGTCTCGTGGCGCCCGGGTTCTGCGAGGCGGGAAGCGTTTGGACGGGTCGTTCATGGAGCCGACCCTACTGGCGGACGTCACCACTGACATGCTGTGTACGCAGGAGGAGACGTTCGGACCGCTGGTTCCAGTCATCAG GTTCgagacagaagaagaagctcTGGCCGTGGCCAACGCTGCCAACGTCGGGCTGGCAG GATACTTCTACTCGCAGGACGTGGGCCAGATCTGGCGGGTGGCCGAGGCGCTGGAGGTGGGCATGGTGGGGGTCAACGAGGGCCTCCTGTCCGTCGCCGAGGCCGCCTTCGGTGGGGTCAAACAGTCCGGCCTGGGCCGGGAGGGATCCAAGTACGGCATCGACGAGTATCTGGAGGTCAAGTACATGTGCTTCGGAGGCCTGAGACCCTGA